The following coding sequences lie in one Yoonia sp. G8-12 genomic window:
- a CDS encoding SufE family protein has product MANPDFEELVDTFEFLDDWEDRYRHVIDMGKAMDPLEDALKVPVTKVDGCASQVWLVPKIEGDVFTFRGESDAMIVRGLIAVLSALYNNQPVKEIVKIDAPAELGRLGLNDHLSAQRSNGLRAMVERIRETAAAAT; this is encoded by the coding sequence ATGGCAAACCCTGATTTTGAAGAGCTGGTCGATACCTTTGAATTTCTCGACGATTGGGAAGACCGCTATCGTCATGTGATCGACATGGGCAAGGCGATGGACCCGCTGGAAGACGCGCTGAAAGTGCCCGTAACCAAGGTTGACGGCTGTGCCAGTCAGGTCTGGCTGGTGCCCAAGATTGAGGGTGATGTGTTCACTTTCCGCGGTGAAAGCGACGCGATGATCGTGCGCGGCCTGATCGCTGTGCTGTCCGCGCTTTATAACAACCAACCTGTCAAAGAGATCGTCAAAATTGATGCACCCGCCGAGTTGGGGCGTCTTGGCCTGAATGATCATTTGTCCGCGCAACGCTCGAACGGGCTGCGGGCGATGGTTGAGCGGATCCGCGAAACGGCCGCCGCTGCGACCTAA
- a CDS encoding DUF1476 domain-containing protein — MTTFDDRENAFENKFAHDAEMQFKADARRNKLLGLWAAELMGKTGDEAAEYAKEVVKSDFEEAGHEDVYRKVSGDLGDKADETTIRTKMIELMAEAKAQLLKEI, encoded by the coding sequence ATGACAACCTTTGACGATCGCGAGAATGCGTTTGAGAACAAATTTGCCCATGACGCCGAAATGCAATTCAAAGCAGATGCACGGCGCAACAAACTGCTGGGCCTTTGGGCCGCGGAACTGATGGGTAAAACCGGTGACGAAGCCGCCGAATACGCCAAAGAAGTCGTCAAGTCCGATTTTGAGGAAGCGGGTCACGAAGATGTCTATCGCAAGGTATCGGGCGATCTGGGTGACAAGGCCGATGAGACGACGATCCGCACCAAAATGATCGAACTGATGGCCGAAGCCAAAGCGCAGTTGTTAAAAGAGATCTGA
- the purS gene encoding phosphoribosylformylglycinamidine synthase subunit PurS — translation MKARVHVMLKNGVLDPQGEAVRHALGTLGFDGVNGVRQGKVIELDLADGTSEATIVEMCEKLLANTVIESYSVEVL, via the coding sequence ATGAAAGCCCGCGTACATGTCATGCTCAAAAACGGTGTGCTGGATCCCCAAGGCGAGGCGGTCCGCCACGCGCTTGGGACACTTGGCTTTGACGGGGTGAACGGGGTGCGCCAAGGCAAGGTGATCGAGCTTGATCTGGCCGATGGCACCTCCGAGGCCACGATTGTCGAGATGTGCGAAAAACTGCTCGCGAATACCGTGATCGAAAGCTACAGCGTCGAGGTGCTCTGA
- the purQ gene encoding phosphoribosylformylglycinamidine synthase subunit PurQ has product MRAAVIVFPGSNCDRDMAVALKAAGADVSMVWHKDASLPENVDLVAVPGGFSFGDYLRCGAIAAKSPICKAVVAHADRGGYVLGVCNGFQVLTETGLLPGALMRNANLKFICKTVELKVETSNSAFTEGYNAGDSVGYPVAHHDGNYTVDAETLVALKAEDRIAFTYAQNPNGSIDNIAGVLSANRRVLGMMPHPERAVDAGHGGTDGQALFRGLVGQFAQA; this is encoded by the coding sequence ATGCGCGCCGCTGTTATCGTTTTCCCCGGATCGAACTGTGATCGCGACATGGCCGTCGCGCTCAAGGCAGCGGGTGCCGATGTCAGCATGGTCTGGCATAAGGATGCAAGCCTGCCTGAGAATGTTGATCTGGTCGCGGTGCCGGGCGGGTTTTCTTTTGGCGATTACCTGCGCTGTGGTGCGATTGCCGCAAAATCCCCGATCTGTAAGGCGGTTGTCGCCCATGCCGACCGTGGCGGCTATGTGCTGGGGGTCTGTAACGGCTTTCAGGTGTTGACCGAAACAGGGCTGTTGCCGGGTGCCTTGATGCGCAATGCGAACCTGAAGTTCATCTGCAAAACTGTTGAATTGAAAGTAGAAACATCAAACTCCGCCTTCACCGAAGGCTATAACGCGGGTGACAGTGTTGGCTACCCCGTGGCCCATCACGACGGCAACTATACGGTCGATGCCGAAACGCTTGTCGCCTTGAAGGCCGAGGATCGCATCGCCTTTACCTACGCCCAAAACCCCAATGGCTCGATCGACAACATCGCGGGTGTGCTGTCTGCGAACCGGCGCGTTCTTGGCATGATGCCACACCCCGAGCGCGCGGTGGACGCAGGGCACGGTGGAACCGATGGACAGGCGCTTTTCCGCGGGCTTGTCGGGCAATTTGCCCAAGCATGA
- a CDS encoding PA0069 family radical SAM protein has protein sequence MDDLPLQKSHLTPGRAAQSNPDNRFDRLHAEAVDDGWTPEQDLPVLRTEITDEIARSVITRNTSPDLSFDRSINPYRGCEHGCIYCFARPSHAFLGLSPGLDFETKLIARPNAADQLRKELSNPRYVPKIIAIGTNTDPYQPIEKSREIMRGVLQVLAEFNHPVGIVTKGTLIERDSDILAPMAAKGLIRVGISITTLDPKTSRAMEPRVPSPAARLRTIRRLTDAGIPVRVMVSPIVPALTDHELEAILQAAKEAGAIAASSIVLRLPREVATLFRDWLTAHYPDRAARIMGRVRELHGGKDYDPDFGKRMVGQGPWAAMMQQRFKLAARKLGLDRSLPPLRTDLFARPAKTGDQLSLF, from the coding sequence ATGGATGATTTGCCACTTCAGAAATCGCACCTCACGCCGGGGCGGGCCGCGCAATCAAATCCGGACAACCGGTTTGACAGATTGCATGCCGAGGCCGTTGATGATGGCTGGACTCCAGAGCAGGATCTGCCGGTTCTGCGCACCGAAATCACCGATGAGATCGCGCGGTCGGTCATTACGCGCAATACCTCGCCTGATTTGTCCTTTGACCGCTCGATCAATCCTTATCGCGGCTGCGAACACGGATGCATCTATTGCTTTGCGCGCCCCAGCCATGCGTTTTTGGGGCTGTCGCCGGGATTGGATTTCGAAACCAAGCTGATCGCGCGCCCCAATGCGGCGGATCAATTGCGCAAAGAACTGTCAAACCCGCGCTACGTGCCCAAGATCATCGCGATCGGCACCAACACCGACCCCTATCAACCGATTGAAAAATCGCGTGAAATCATGCGCGGTGTGTTACAGGTGCTTGCCGAATTCAACCATCCTGTCGGGATTGTCACCAAGGGCACGTTGATCGAACGCGATAGCGATATTCTGGCACCCATGGCCGCCAAAGGGCTTATCCGGGTCGGCATCTCGATCACAACGCTTGATCCCAAAACATCGCGCGCAATGGAACCGCGGGTGCCGTCACCCGCCGCACGGCTGCGCACGATCCGGCGGTTGACCGATGCGGGCATTCCGGTGCGTGTGATGGTGTCACCCATCGTGCCAGCGTTGACCGATCACGAACTTGAGGCGATTTTGCAAGCCGCAAAAGAGGCAGGCGCGATTGCCGCATCTTCCATCGTCCTGCGACTGCCGCGCGAAGTGGCCACGCTGTTTCGGGACTGGCTCACTGCCCATTACCCTGACCGCGCCGCGCGCATCATGGGGCGCGTGCGCGAATTGCATGGCGGCAAGGACTACGATCCTGATTTCGGCAAGCGGATGGTCGGGCAGGGCCCTTGGGCTGCGATGATGCAACAACGGTTCAAACTGGCCGCGCGCAAACTCGGTCTCGACCGGAGCCTGCCACCTTTGCGCACAGACCTGTTCGCCCGCCCAGCAAAAACAGGCGACCAGCTCTCACTCTTCTGA
- the purC gene encoding phosphoribosylaminoimidazolesuccinocarboxamide synthase, whose translation MSRRKKIYEGKAKVLYEGPEPGTFVQYFKDDATAFNAEKKAVIEGKGVLNNRLSEYFMTGLGQIGIPTHFIKRLNMREQLIRQAEIIPLEVIVRNFAAGSMAKRMGIEEGTPLPRPIVEFSYKDDKLGDPLVPEEYIIAFGWASQQEMDDIVSLALRVNDWMSGVMYGVGIKLIDFKIEIGRVWDNEFQRLILADEISPDSCRLWDIETGQKLDKDVFRRDLGNLTDAYTEVARRLGVLPTNVTHTPTKPTLIN comes from the coding sequence ATGTCACGTCGTAAAAAGATTTATGAAGGCAAGGCAAAGGTTCTTTATGAAGGCCCCGAGCCAGGCACTTTTGTCCAATATTTCAAGGACGATGCCACCGCATTCAATGCCGAAAAGAAGGCCGTGATCGAAGGGAAGGGCGTTTTGAACAACCGTCTGTCTGAATATTTCATGACCGGACTGGGCCAAATCGGAATCCCGACGCATTTTATCAAACGCCTCAACATGCGCGAGCAGTTGATCCGTCAGGCCGAGATTATCCCGCTTGAAGTGATCGTGCGCAATTTCGCCGCCGGTTCCATGGCCAAGCGTATGGGCATCGAAGAAGGCACTCCGTTGCCGCGCCCGATTGTCGAGTTTTCCTACAAAGACGACAAGCTGGGCGACCCGCTTGTGCCGGAAGAATACATCATCGCCTTCGGTTGGGCGTCGCAGCAGGAAATGGATGATATCGTCAGCCTTGCACTGCGCGTGAACGACTGGATGTCCGGCGTGATGTACGGTGTCGGCATCAAGCTGATTGATTTCAAGATCGAGATTGGCCGCGTCTGGGACAATGAATTCCAACGCCTTATTCTGGCAGATGAAATCAGCCCTGACAGCTGCCGTCTGTGGGACATCGAAACAGGCCAGAAGCTGGACAAGGACGTGTTCCGCCGCGATCTGGGCAACCTGACCGATGCCTATACCGAAGTTGCAAGGCGCCTTGGTGTTTTGCCAACCAATGTCACCCACACCCCCACCAAACCCACTTTGATCAACTGA
- the bmt gene encoding betaine--homocysteine S-methyltransferase, with the protein MTNALSKLLETNDWLMADGATGTNLFNMGLMSGDAPEMWNIDETAKIIALYKGAADAGSDIFLTNSFGGNASRLKLHGAEGRVRELNKAAAELGREVADASGRTIVVAGSVGPTGEIMAPMGTLTHAIAVEMFHEQAEGLKAGGADVLWAETISAPEEYAAAAEAFALAGMPWCGTMSFDTAGRTMMGLTSADMVKKVGKLAHQPLAFGANCGVGASDLLRTVLGFAAAGPTLPIIAKGNAGIPKYHDGHIHYDGTPELMADYACLARDCGATIIGGCCGTTPEHLRAMRAALETRPKGDLPTLEQITAALGGFSSESDGTDGAGPEASPRRGRRRKS; encoded by the coding sequence ATGACCAATGCCCTCTCAAAGCTTCTTGAAACCAACGATTGGCTGATGGCCGACGGGGCCACAGGAACCAACCTGTTCAACATGGGGCTGATGTCAGGTGATGCCCCCGAGATGTGGAACATTGATGAGACCGCAAAGATTATAGCCCTGTATAAAGGTGCGGCAGATGCCGGCAGCGATATTTTTCTGACCAACAGCTTTGGCGGCAATGCATCGCGTCTGAAACTACACGGTGCCGAGGGCCGCGTACGCGAGTTGAATAAAGCCGCCGCCGAACTGGGGCGCGAGGTTGCCGATGCATCGGGCCGCACGATCGTTGTGGCAGGCTCGGTCGGGCCAACCGGTGAGATTATGGCCCCCATGGGCACCCTGACCCACGCAATCGCCGTCGAGATGTTCCATGAACAGGCCGAGGGTCTGAAGGCTGGCGGTGCCGATGTGCTTTGGGCCGAGACAATCAGTGCCCCCGAAGAGTATGCAGCCGCAGCCGAGGCTTTTGCGCTAGCCGGTATGCCCTGGTGCGGCACGATGAGTTTTGACACCGCCGGACGCACGATGATGGGTCTGACATCAGCCGACATGGTCAAGAAAGTCGGCAAACTCGCGCATCAGCCGCTGGCCTTTGGTGCCAACTGCGGCGTCGGTGCATCGGATTTGCTGCGCACCGTGCTTGGCTTTGCGGCGGCAGGTCCGACCCTGCCGATCATCGCCAAGGGCAACGCAGGCATTCCCAAGTATCACGACGGGCATATCCACTATGACGGCACGCCGGAGCTGATGGCGGATTACGCCTGCCTTGCGCGCGACTGTGGTGCCACAATCATTGGCGGGTGTTGCGGCACGACACCGGAACATTTGCGCGCGATGCGCGCAGCGCTTGAGACCCGTCCGAAGGGCGATCTTCCAACGCTGGAGCAGATTACCGCCGCATTGGGCGGGTTTTCATCCGAGTCTGACGGCACTGACGGGGCCGGACCCGAAGCCTCGCCGCGGCGCGGGCGGCGGCGGAAGTCCTAA
- the rnd gene encoding ribonuclease D has translation MKTITTTEDLAAFCQEAAKRAYVTVDTEFLRERTYYSKLCLVQLAYQDDKGADAALVDPLVEGLSLEPLYALFRDHGCVKVFHAARQDLEIFYVDAGVIPEPLFDTQVAAMVCGFGEQAGYETLVRKIAKSDLDKSSRFTDWSRRPLTDAQASYALADVTHLRDIYEYLSARLAKSGRSKWVTEEMAVLEDPSTYQSDPENAWKRVKTRTQSGKFLAIVRELARFREDYAQSRNIPRNRVYKDDALVELASTKPLSEKDLGRSRLLLREARKGDIANGILAAIKAGMDVAPNDMPKVDSARAKLQVNPALADMLRVLLKARTDDAEVAPKLIATSSDLDALAAGERDVAALRGWRREVFGNDALELCEGRVGLAVKGQKVVTVSL, from the coding sequence ATGAAGACAATCACAACGACCGAAGACTTGGCCGCATTTTGCCAAGAGGCCGCAAAACGCGCCTATGTCACCGTCGACACCGAGTTTCTGCGCGAGCGCACTTATTATTCCAAACTCTGCCTCGTGCAGTTGGCCTATCAAGATGACAAAGGCGCTGATGCAGCCCTTGTCGATCCTTTGGTCGAGGGTCTGTCGCTTGAGCCACTTTACGCGCTTTTCCGCGACCATGGCTGCGTCAAGGTATTCCACGCCGCCCGCCAGGATCTTGAGATTTTCTACGTCGATGCAGGCGTGATCCCCGAACCGCTGTTCGACACGCAGGTCGCCGCGATGGTCTGCGGGTTTGGCGAACAGGCGGGTTACGAGACACTGGTGCGCAAAATCGCGAAATCGGACCTTGATAAATCGTCGCGCTTTACCGACTGGTCGCGCCGCCCGCTGACGGATGCACAGGCGAGTTATGCTTTGGCCGATGTCACGCACCTGCGTGATATTTATGAATATCTGTCTGCCCGTTTGGCCAAGTCTGGCCGCAGCAAATGGGTGACGGAAGAAATGGCCGTGTTGGAAGACCCGTCCACCTATCAGTCAGACCCCGAAAATGCATGGAAACGTGTCAAAACACGCACGCAATCGGGCAAGTTTCTGGCCATCGTGCGTGAATTGGCCCGCTTTCGCGAGGATTACGCCCAAAGCCGCAACATCCCCCGCAACCGCGTGTACAAGGATGACGCACTGGTCGAACTGGCCTCGACCAAACCGCTCTCTGAAAAAGACCTCGGGCGGTCGCGGTTGCTCCTACGCGAAGCACGCAAAGGCGATATCGCCAACGGTATTCTGGCGGCGATCAAGGCGGGCATGGACGTGGCCCCCAACGACATGCCCAAGGTTGACAGCGCGCGCGCCAAGCTACAGGTCAACCCCGCCTTGGCCGATATGCTGCGCGTGTTGTTGAAGGCCCGCACTGACGATGCCGAGGTGGCACCCAAGCTGATTGCCACGTCCTCGGACCTTGATGCACTGGCCGCTGGCGAACGTGATGTCGCGGCCCTGCGCGGCTGGCGGCGCGAAGTTTTCGGCAATGATGCGCTGGAACTTTGCGAAGGCCGTGTCGGTCTGGCTGTCAAAGGTCAAAAGGTCGTCACTGTTTCGCTTTGA
- the purN gene encoding phosphoribosylglycinamide formyltransferase, which translates to MTKRVAILISGGGSNMVALAQSMRGDHPARPVLVLSNDPQAGGLAKAREMNIPTLAIDHKPFGKDRAAFEAALQKALETAKPDIICLAGFMRILTPEFTAKWDGQMLNIHPSLLPKYKGLHTHARALEAGDTEHGCSVHEVTAALDDGPILGQARMAVMDGDTPDTLAARLLPLEHALYPAVLRRFAAGDRTTVNLGG; encoded by the coding sequence GTGACCAAAAGGGTTGCGATACTGATCTCGGGCGGTGGGTCCAACATGGTCGCGCTGGCGCAATCCATGCGCGGCGATCATCCCGCACGGCCCGTTCTGGTCTTGTCCAATGACCCGCAGGCGGGCGGGTTGGCCAAAGCGCGCGAAATGAACATCCCGACACTGGCGATTGACCACAAACCCTTTGGCAAGGACCGCGCAGCGTTCGAGGCCGCGTTGCAAAAGGCGCTCGAGACAGCAAAGCCGGATATCATCTGCCTAGCGGGTTTTATGCGCATCCTGACGCCTGAATTCACGGCCAAATGGGACGGGCAGATGCTCAATATCCATCCCTCGCTGTTGCCCAAATACAAAGGGCTGCACACCCATGCGCGCGCGCTGGAAGCGGGCGACACTGAACACGGCTGCTCTGTGCATGAGGTGACCGCCGCACTGGATGACGGCCCGATCTTGGGGCAGGCGCGGATGGCGGTGATGGACGGGGACACGCCCGATACGCTTGCCGCGCGGTTGCTACCACTGGAACACGCGCTTTATCCGGCTGTTTTGCGGCGTTTTGCGGCGGGTGATCGCACCACTGTCAATCTGGGCGGGTAA
- a CDS encoding sensor histidine kinase, whose translation MLGTNNSGSGRRRGKWYLRLAVLVVCLFGVVVIYVSNQLLTQRFTETISNRSDVRLALYVTNLMNELQRNSVVPQLLSRDPDLIKALENKDYSLSTARLLSFVDEIGAASLTLLDRDGRAVAATDRNRIGTDHRQNPYFVDAQRSNQTVYTTFQRDEGGYAYIYSRRVEVAGTLLGVIMVEVNGQRLETGWAGVSDAVLVMDSEGTIIMATEPRWRGLNEDEALARQSAPSAIERAIRATQEWGALPADAYLRGEAVLRREMRVPHHGWRMVSYTTYASVRERVNGILALEVMGFAILLALVFWGSSRRTASRLVFFQRESAELRALNRRLQREIAEREKVEKTLEVAEQTIAQSSKLAALGEMSAAVSHELNQPLAAMKTYLAGARLLLQRERPEEALSSFQRIDDLLERMGAITRQLKSYARKGAEAFAPVDTRAAVSTALALMEPQLKTRDVNIIRTLPNEPVFIMGDRLRLEQVIINLLRNALDATKLSANPTIEILLAAGDTVSIQIRDNGEGIDNLDELFEPFYTTKQPGDGVGLGLAISSGIVNDLGGRLTARNAVDGGAIFEVQLPTLRQEVAAAE comes from the coding sequence ATGTTGGGCACCAATAACTCTGGCAGCGGGCGACGCCGCGGCAAATGGTACTTGCGGCTGGCTGTGCTGGTTGTTTGCCTGTTTGGTGTGGTGGTCATCTATGTCTCCAACCAGCTTTTGACGCAGCGGTTTACCGAAACCATCAGCAACCGCTCAGATGTGCGACTGGCGCTTTATGTCACCAACCTGATGAACGAACTGCAGCGCAATTCCGTCGTGCCGCAGCTTTTGTCGCGTGACCCTGATTTGATCAAAGCGCTGGAGAATAAGGACTATTCTCTCTCAACCGCGCGTCTGTTGTCTTTTGTCGATGAAATTGGTGCGGCGTCTTTGACGCTTTTGGATCGCGACGGGCGTGCAGTGGCGGCGACAGATCGCAACCGGATCGGCACAGATCACCGCCAGAACCCCTATTTTGTTGATGCACAACGCAGCAACCAGACCGTTTATACCACCTTTCAGCGCGATGAAGGCGGCTATGCCTATATTTATTCGCGGCGTGTTGAAGTGGCGGGTACGCTGCTGGGTGTGATCATGGTCGAGGTCAACGGCCAACGGCTTGAAACAGGCTGGGCGGGGGTGTCTGACGCGGTGCTGGTGATGGACAGCGAAGGCACGATCATTATGGCCACCGAACCGCGTTGGCGCGGTTTGAACGAGGACGAAGCGCTGGCCCGTCAATCCGCGCCCTCTGCCATTGAGCGTGCCATTCGTGCGACCCAAGAGTGGGGGGCGCTGCCCGCCGATGCGTATTTGCGCGGCGAGGCTGTCTTGCGGCGCGAAATGCGGGTGCCGCATCACGGTTGGCGGATGGTCAGCTATACAACCTACGCTTCTGTGCGCGAACGCGTGAACGGCATTCTGGCGCTTGAGGTGATGGGATTCGCGATCCTTCTGGCACTGGTGTTCTGGGGCAGTTCGCGGCGCACGGCATCGCGTCTGGTTTTCTTCCAACGCGAGTCAGCAGAGCTTCGCGCATTGAACCGCCGCTTGCAGCGGGAAATTGCCGAGCGCGAGAAGGTCGAAAAGACGCTGGAGGTGGCCGAACAGACCATCGCGCAATCATCGAAACTGGCCGCTTTGGGTGAAATGTCGGCCGCCGTCAGCCACGAGTTGAACCAGCCTTTGGCAGCAATGAAAACCTATCTGGCAGGCGCCCGTCTGCTGCTGCAACGCGAGCGGCCTGAAGAGGCGTTATCGTCCTTCCAGCGCATTGATGATCTGCTGGAACGGATGGGGGCGATCACACGGCAATTGAAGTCCTACGCGCGCAAGGGTGCCGAGGCATTTGCGCCTGTAGATACAAGGGCTGCGGTATCAACGGCGCTTGCATTGATGGAGCCGCAACTGAAAACCCGCGATGTGAATATCATCCGCACTTTGCCCAATGAGCCGGTGTTCATCATGGGTGACAGGCTGCGGCTGGAACAGGTGATTATCAACCTGTTGCGCAACGCATTGGACGCCACCAAACTGTCGGCCAATCCAACCATCGAAATCCTTTTGGCGGCCGGTGATACGGTCAGCATCCAGATCCGCGATAACGGCGAGGGGATCGACAATCTCGACGAATTATTCGAGCCTTTTTATACCACCAAACAACCTGGTGATGGGGTGGGACTTGGGCTTGCCATCTCCTCTGGGATCGTAAACGACTTGGGCGGGCGCCTGACCGCGCGCAATGCGGTTGATGGCGGGGCTATATTCGAGGTGCAACTGCCAACGTTAAGGCAGGAAGTCGCCGCGGCAGAGTAA
- the purM gene encoding phosphoribosylformylglycinamidine cyclo-ligase, whose translation MTEKNGLTYADAGVDIDAGNTLVERIKPAAKRTARPGVMAGLGGFGALFDLKAAGYTDPVLVAATDGVGTKLRIAIDTGNVDTIGIDLVAMCVNDLVCQGAEPLFFLDYFATGKLELDQATRIIEGIAAGCEASGCALIGGETAEMPGMYHAGDFDLAGFAVGAMERGTELPAGVREGDVLLGLASDGVHSNGYSLVRRIVEVSGLGWDDKAPFVYDTLGAALLAPTRLYVKQALAAVRAGGVHALAHITGGGLTENLPRVLPEGMGAQIDLNAWDLPPVFQWLAQTGGMAEAEILKTFNAGIGMVLAVDAEEAAKITTVLTDAGETVHQLGTVTAGEGVRYTGALL comes from the coding sequence CGCCCCGGCGTGATGGCGGGGTTGGGCGGGTTCGGCGCGCTCTTTGATCTCAAGGCGGCAGGCTATACCGATCCGGTGCTGGTTGCGGCCACCGACGGGGTTGGCACCAAGCTGCGGATCGCGATTGATACCGGCAATGTGGACACCATCGGTATTGATCTGGTGGCGATGTGCGTTAACGATCTGGTTTGCCAAGGGGCCGAGCCTTTGTTTTTCCTTGATTATTTTGCGACCGGCAAGTTGGAGCTGGATCAGGCGACTCGCATTATCGAAGGCATTGCCGCAGGATGTGAGGCGTCAGGTTGTGCGCTGATCGGCGGGGAAACGGCGGAAATGCCGGGGATGTATCATGCCGGTGATTTTGATCTGGCCGGATTTGCCGTGGGCGCGATGGAACGTGGCACAGAACTGCCTGCAGGCGTGCGCGAAGGTGACGTGCTGCTGGGGCTTGCCTCGGACGGTGTGCATTCCAACGGCTATTCGCTGGTGCGTCGGATTGTCGAGGTTTCGGGCCTTGGTTGGGACGACAAAGCGCCATTCGTATACGATACACTGGGCGCGGCTTTGCTCGCGCCGACGCGGCTTTACGTCAAACAGGCGCTGGCGGCAGTGCGGGCAGGGGGCGTGCATGCGCTGGCCCATATCACGGGCGGCGGTTTGACTGAAAACCTGCCGCGTGTGTTGCCCGAAGGCATGGGCGCGCAGATTGATCTGAACGCATGGGATCTACCGCCCGTGTTCCAATGGCTTGCGCAGACAGGCGGCATGGCCGAGGCCGAAATCCTCAAGACGTTCAACGCAGGCATCGGCATGGTGCTGGCGGTTGACGCGGAGGAGGCCGCAAAGATCACCACGGTTCTGACCGACGCAGGCGAAACAGTGCATCAACTGGGCACGGTCACAGCAGGCGAGGGCGTGCGCTATACAGGCGCGCTTTTGTGA